The genome window AGCATATGAAGCTAATGTGCTATGATCAAGCTGCTCTTCTCATTGCCTCAAATCCTGTTTTTCATAGAGGTCAAAACATACAGAAGTGGCCTATCATTTCATTATACAGAAGATCGAGTTTGGATGCATAGCCACCAGCTCTGTTGGCTTGAATGATCAGTTGGCAGATGTTCATACTAATCCTTTAGAGGACCCTGGAATGAATACATTTGTAACAAGCTTGGAGCTTATGATATGTACactccagcttgagggggagtgttaagaTATTTGATGATTAGCATTAAATCAGGATGATTTGACTATTGATTTAGGGATTTGAGTAGggtttttattttgtatttatatGCTGACCAAATACGTGTACATTGTAATTGCTATAAATTCCCTATCAAGCTTAATTGAATAATCAACCTTCTCCATTCTCACATTCTCCCTTCTCCTTCTCCTAAAAGAACAGTAACTAAGTTTGTAAAGCCAAATGACGAGTGTGATCACATATCCATCAAATCCCTCACCATTCCACGGACCTATTACATATGTAATAAATTAGGAACATAAGACGTGTACACCAACTCGCATGGAAGTGTTAGAAACTTAACTCGCATGGAAGTGTTAGAAACTTAGTGAAATATGTATAGATGCAGCATTCTAGAATCAATCCACCGTCAGTTAAGTATATAACATGTGCAATGTATcacacaaatataaataagtgtATCTTGCACTTCATTGTCATCAAGTTTTCCATACAGTTTCTTCTCTCATAATTCCCAATACATCCATGACATTTTAAATGCATAAACAAGAGATCATAAGTAGCATTACTGGCTCAACCAAGACTAAACAACATCACCTGCTTAATTCATAAAATTTAGGCAAACAATAACAGGACATGGAACTCCACATTAGCTGTGAAGAAGCATGAAGAAAGGAGAACAAGATGCAATAGCAAATCAGCAGAAATACTTGCATCTCAAAGTAAAACCAAAAATGTATTTAACTTTTTCGGGCACTAAAGTTAAATATGGAGGTGGATCAGAAAGGTGTAAGAAGGTTTGAGATATTGACCCAAAGAAAAGATTAAAAGGCATtcatcaaaaagaaaaaataaatttaatcacaaaatgCCACAGGAATGCCTGATAACCATCAATTTTAGAGAAGAAAAATACCTCTGGCAAGGGACCTGGTGCATAGGTATCATCATCTTCAGCTATGACAAGGACTTCATCACCTTCTTTTAGAACATATCTATCATCAGGATTTATGATAATCTTCCCCCCATCAGCAGCAACCTTAACTCCACAAGGAATTGCATCTGGAAATGATACCAGTACATCTTCAAAGGGTACACCATCCAATTGAGGCCACCGTTTAATGTAAAATTCTGCATTTTCAAAGCCCAAAATGTCTTCCCAAATCTGCCATATTGGACAACAAAGAGAATTAAACAAGAAAATATGTATTACTCATCCGCAGAGACCAACAGTTACCAATAACAGGATCAAGCTGAAATTGAGAAATCTATACTACTGTGATATGGCAATCAGTAGTTACCTCTATATTATTGTTACTCTACAATGAGTTTTCTCGTGCATATCAGTTGTACATTAAGTGGGGATGTCATGAGGGTATCATTATGGTTTTCCAAAACAATTTGGTAAATGGCTGTGATCGTCTTCCAATTTTTCTGTTCCTCCTGAACAAAGGTGTATCAACTAAACTGTAACTAAGAATAACTAACCTTAATAGTATGCAGATGCAAGTATCAGATCATCATTCATTTGCAGCTTGGAAAGGCATGTTCCCAATAAAGAACTCAACGAAAGAATAACCTTATACTGGATCTTCAGCCCCGAAAAGACGGTGCATCAAATTTCAGGAGCATTAACGGCAGAACAGTATGAAATAGCAATAGAACTATTTATCTAATGACCACATGTAACTGTCAACATGTTTACATCAAAAGCAATCTTGAAAATTTTCTCCTCGCATTTTCTGGGTATATATAGGTAAGGGATTAACAAGGACCTCAACTTCGCCTCTGTAAGCTTAGCATCTATGTGAGCACAGATTGCCGGTCCAAAGCCCAGATAAAGGAGGGTTGTGGTAGGTTACGGCCAGTATAAAACAAGTTAATTTATGAATTTCATAATATTGAACTTGTACTGGAGTGAAACAGGTACAAATGGAGCAAAATGGGTATTGCGGATTACAACAGACCCGAAGTAGTTTGGAAAGTGtcatcattgttgttgttgtttcatcAACATGGAACTCAAAGGAAGAGAATTCTTCTGGTCCAACCTTGCAAGTTTTTCAGGAAATTTAAGGCACAAGAGTCTGGATCCGCACTCATTGAATGCAACACTAATGATTATCATTAGCCAATACATACAAGAGGAACCAGAAGGACTACAGCATGTCTAGATGACAACATAAGTGGTACAAAGCTGCCAAAGTGAGCAAGTGAAGACAAATGAAGAAATAATGTAACAGAACTATATATAACTGACCTGAGCAAGGCCAGGCTGCAAAGCGCACTGTATCATCAACCTCCCAATCACATCATGAGCAACAACTGTTTCAATAAGTTCACCACCAACAAGCTTCACTAACGGTTCGTTGTCGAGATCACTCATCTCCACAACAACATGACCTCTCAACCCCTCTCTTACTCCAGTTAGGCTAAGTACAACCCTTAAAGCACGTGCATCACTCTAATAAGAAGAAAAGTTGGAATAGTTAGTCTGAATTATCTGCTCTAAAAGGAAGGAAGATTCATTTGTGAAAAGCACCTGATCAGCATTCTCATCAGATGCTAAGACAATGATTCCACGTGCTTTCGAGACTGAGACCTGCATGTGCCATAGAAGAACAAAAACAAAGAGAAATAACTATAAGAAAGAAGGAATAGAAAGGTTAAGGGGATTAAAGAAGAATATAAGACACTAGTTACTTTTACCTCACAGAGTAAATTAGGAAATTAGGATAATGAGGTAAAGGAAATGCGATTAAAAGATAGGAGGGAGTATCAGGGTCAACAAGGGAAAGAAAAAAGATAGGCTCTCACACCTTTTTCAAGTCAGCAAGTATTAAAGGACTGCCACTTCTGCAGATAACTGAAGTTCCCATGAAGTCAAATTCTAACTTTGCTATGTCCATCTCCATCTCCTCTTTGTCTCTTTCCGCGAGCACAACGACAACACCACCACCAATGCTCTTGTTTGCTATTGCTAGCTGCTTCAAAAGTGACCCCTGTAATAAGAAAATACCTTTACCCCTCTGTGTCATAATCAGAGTCAAAAGTCATGATTAAAGCAGATAATTCCTTCCATCTAGCGAAGGCAACACCAAGTGAAGTTTGCAGCTAACGGAAGCAAATATGTCTGATCTGAAAGCTATTCCAGAAGTATCTCTTTGCTCTTCTCCAGCAAGATCTCTCAAGAACCAATGGTACTATCTTACCTGCAAGCCTACTATTGACGATTTGCAGATCTTCACACTACCGGATAATTGAGAAGGTAATGAGAATTAAAATGCCATTCTTTCTTGTATAAGGTAGGCTTGCTATCTTTTTCCCTTTCGGCATtctattattaaaagaaaaccAAACCTATATCAAGTCTCTTTTTTTATAAAGTACAGTAATTTTATAAATCAAATCGATATCAAGCCTACTTGATTTTCCTTGCCAAAAGCACCTTTATTCAAGCTTTTCATTTTACTTGTCATGTAGGAAAAGAATTCAGCACTAAAGACCCAGACAGAGAGTTCAATTAACAGCTGAAAACGCCATAACTAGAAGTAAAATGTATTTCTGTAAACAAACTATTATCTATGAAAAATAAATCTCACTAACTTAGATTATATTATTTACAAGTCAATGTAAGATTTGGGTCCAACCATACAGCCTTGTTGCACAGCCATACAGGTGACAATGTGTGTGAGTGTGTGACTGTATATATTTAAATCCAATGATTCATCCGCGTCCCATATGTTTGCATCAAATGGACTGTAAAAAAGATGGATTTGGACCCCACTTTTTTATGGATTATAAATCGACCACACTATAAATCGATTGGACTTCGAATGGATAGAGATTGCGGATTGCCCATATCCAATATACATCAATCCAAATCCAATCTCTATCCTTTTCCAACCCAAATAAAGGCATCTTAGAGCAAAAGCCAGATAGTACCAAAAAGTCACAACATTTTAAGCAAGATACTATAGCTTACCAATTTATCACTCCACCCAAGAATAAGAATGTGATTACTTTCAATCACCTCACTCTTTCCTTTCCGTAAGGAATCCActttttctgaaatagcatctGAAACAAGCCCCAGCATCATAGCAAATATGAGCATGCCTCCTGAGGTTATCAGAACTGAAACTATCCTTGGCCCTGCACCAGCCATATCAGCATGGCTTCCAGAGTCTGCTACGAAGCTCCAAGAAAGCCAAAGAGCTTCAGTAAAGCTGCCATCACCAACGGCATAAAGTGCCAATCCTCCATAACCAATTAGAAAGAGAGTGGCAAAGAGAAGTGCAAGCAGCTTTGCATAAGGGTAAACTGAGAAACACACATCCACCATGTAAGCAATCTTTTTCTTCAATGGAACCTCCTCCTTTTTGGTAGTTTTCCTCTTTAAGAGATCAATTATTCTCGGAAGAGAGTCAAGATATTTGTACAATACAAAAGGAGTAACGAGGATGAAAATCACCATGTACAGAGAAACTATTCTACTGTCAGCATTCCCAAAATACACTAGTGAATTAACTTCTTTTAGCTCCGTGATACCAGCACTGGCAAGATCAACATGGCTACAAACTCTGCGAAGACTAACATTCTCCTCCTGCAAATAAATGATTCCTCACCTTCAACTTTCGTACTGAGAACCAACTATTTAATTACAACAAGAAATCAAGAAATTGAGTAAAATTGAGGGTTTCTTCCAATAAGTAGtgattcttttctttatttttggtgATAAGTAGTATTTGTGCTTCTTCCAACAAACAGTAATTGAAAACTACATTTATACTTTGAATGAACACTGGAGGAAAAGACTTCGCGAATTTAGCAGTGTTTGTAGGGAGCATACCTGAAGCTTAGAGACTTCATTCCGCAAATATAATGTGTGAGATACTGATATTGTACAAACAAACTTAAGCTGCAATAAGGGGAAATAATTGGTCAATAACTATAAACAAGAACCATAAACCTAACGCAGAGAGCACAGAAAGGTTTGATATCCAGAGACGGGCAACAAATTCCCATTAACCAAAACATTAAAACATACTACTACACTATCATGGAATCTCTCcttccaatttataacaatcttTCCTTTTTGAGACGTCCCAAAATGTTTGACATCATTCCGTTCTAACAGATTTCATACTTTTCAAGAATTCAAATTCACTAAACTCCAAACTAACAATTCAACCATTACTTTAATTGTTTTTCCAACATCATTAACATAATACTACATATAAATCAAACTAACATTTCAAAATAATCCAGTCAAACACAAGATACATAAAATGCGACAACAAGGAAGTACTATGCCACTACGTAAAATTACTACCTCTATCTCAATTTATGTGATGcacttttctttttagtctgtcccaaaaaaatacatttctatatttagaaacatTGTAGCTTTAAACTTCTTATTTTActattaatgagatgatttatagccacacaaattcacgagtttcaaaagtctttctttcttcCTTAAACTTCCTACCCAGTCAAACTGCATATGTAAATCAGGACGCAGGGAGTATTAGATTTCACATTTCTGCAAGTTATTTTGGTTACTTACTGGGGAATTGAACAGAAATGCGAGAAGTCAATAGGAATTAGAATGGGAAAAGCATAAAAACACAAACCAAAAAAAGAATCCAGGAATTGCTATGACCAGAAGCTCTTCGAGCATTAGAGGAGTTAACTGAAGTAGAACACTCTGATGACAAAGCTGAAGAAGAAGCTGGATTCGAGACTTGAATTGACAAAGCATGCAAATCTTTCTCAGCTTTCAGTTTCGGCTTCGGCTTCATCTTCGGCTCAGCCTTAGCTCCACCCCCTTCACTAGTCAAATTCGACGGCATAGACTCGCTACGAGCGGGTAATTTCGACAATTCCAGCTGATTCCTCTGTGATTTGGAAGTTGACTTGAAGTTGACTCTACTCCTAGCAGTATGAGGTCCCAAAAAAGAAGGATAAACGTAGTCACGATCACCAAATCCGAAGTTTGTATCATGAGTCGTAGATGCTGAAGTTGATGTGGAGGTAGAAGAGGCGGAGTAGGTATTAGATTCAGAGGAGAAGCGGGGGGAGGACGGTGAAGTAGAAGAGACACGACGAACGGCGGGGAAAAGTGGGCCCGAGAAGTGGGCGGCGATGGTTTTGGATTTCTTGAGCAACGGAGGTCTCTCCGGCTTGTTAGGGTTTGGactcggattcggatttggagctCCATCTCTGTCGGGCATTTGTCCGAATGGAAGAAAAAACTATATAATGAAGAAGCAGGGAGAAGTGGAGAAAAAGGATATTGGAGTGAAGGCAAAAGGGCTAAATGAGTGAAGAAGGAGATGGAGAAGCCATGAGatcacagagagagagagagagagagagagagagaagtctGGAGGTTATGTTAGtttattcttcttttttctttttcagttgGACTTGGAGTGAGCTGAGTTTGTTACGTGTGTGACATATGATATTTTATCTACTGTCTTAAAGTTCTCTTTCCCTTTTTAATTCTTTGAACAAAATATCATTTAATCTTCAGAAATTcctaagttaaaattttggaatatGAACTTTAGAAACCCGTCAAgagaatattttttgaaattgTAATTAAATCTTCCAAGTGAAACAGAACACTATTCATAGACCATCAACAATTCAACGATCACCAAAATATAATTGGACTCGATAAAGTTGAAGAACTTACTTATTTTGAATATATTCAAGTTCATGAACTCAATGCTTTATTTGGTGATTATGGAAACAgttgattttttattattttttatgtaaGAGCTTTTGACCTtcaatatttttttatgtttgaTTGGCTTCCAAATCTTTCTTCAAACTTCTCCGCCCTATTCTTCATCCTCACCAATCCCCACACACACCACCATACCCACCTACCCTCCCCAATCCTGTCCTACCCTCACCCTAAATAGAAAATTT of Nicotiana tomentosiformis chromosome 7, ASM39032v3, whole genome shotgun sequence contains these proteins:
- the LOC104120791 gene encoding probable ion channel POLLUX isoform X2, which encodes MPDRDGAPNPNPSPNPNKPERPPLLKKSKTIAAHFSGPLFPAVRRVSSTSPSSPRFSSESNTYSASSTSTSTSASTTHDTNFGFGDRDYVYPSFLGPHTARSRVNFKSTSKSQRNQLELSKLPARSESMPSNLTSEGGGAKAEPKMKPKPKLKAEKDLHALSIQVSNPASSSALSSECSTSLKFVCTISVSHTLYLRNEVSKLQEENVSLRRVCSHVDLASAGITELKEVNSLVYFGNADSRIVSLYMVIFILVTPFVLYKYLDSLPRIIDLLKRKTTKKEEVPLKKKIAYMVDVCFSVYPYAKLLALLFATLFLIGYGGLALYAVGDGSFTEALWLSWSFVADSGSHADMAGAGPRIVSVLITSGGMLIFAMMLGLVSDAISEKVDSLRKGKSEVIESNHILILGWSDKLGSLLKQLAIANKSIGGGVVVVLAERDKEEMEMDIAKLEFDFMGTSVICRSGSPLILADLKKVSVSKARGIIVLASDENADQSDARALRVVLSLTGVREGLRGHVVVEMSDLDNEPLVKLVGGELIETVVAHDVIGRLMIQCALQPGLAQIWEDILGFENAEFYIKRWPQLDGVPFEDVLVSFPDAIPCGVKVAADGGKIIINPDDRYVLKEGDEVLVIAEDDDTYAPGPLPEVNKGLFPRIADPPKYPERILFCGWRRDIDDMIMVLEALLAPGSELWMLNEVAEKDRERKLTDGGLDISGLENIKLVHHVGNAVIRRHLEGLPLETFDSILILADESVEDSIVHSDSRSLATLLLIRDIQSKRLPNKDSRSIPLRHSVFSQSSWIREMQQASDRSIIISEILDSRTRNLVSVSRISDYVLSNELVSMALAMVAEDKQINRVLEELFAEEGNELCIKPAEFYLYDQEELCFTDIMRRGRQRQEIVIGYRLAAAERAVINPAGKSEQRKWSLDDVFVVISSGK
- the LOC104120791 gene encoding ion channel DMI1-like isoform X1: MPDRDGAPNPNPSPNPNKPERPPLLKKSKTIAAHFSGPLFPAVRRVSSTSPSSPRFSSESNTYSASSTSTSTSASTTHDTNFGFGDRDYVYPSFLGPHTARSRVNFKSTSKSQRNQLELSKLPARSESMPSNLTSEGGGAKAEPKMKPKPKLKAEKDLHALSIQVSNPASSSALSSECSTSVNSSNARRASGHSNSWILFLLKFVCTISVSHTLYLRNEVSKLQEENVSLRRVCSHVDLASAGITELKEVNSLVYFGNADSRIVSLYMVIFILVTPFVLYKYLDSLPRIIDLLKRKTTKKEEVPLKKKIAYMVDVCFSVYPYAKLLALLFATLFLIGYGGLALYAVGDGSFTEALWLSWSFVADSGSHADMAGAGPRIVSVLITSGGMLIFAMMLGLVSDAISEKVDSLRKGKSEVIESNHILILGWSDKLGSLLKQLAIANKSIGGGVVVVLAERDKEEMEMDIAKLEFDFMGTSVICRSGSPLILADLKKVSVSKARGIIVLASDENADQSDARALRVVLSLTGVREGLRGHVVVEMSDLDNEPLVKLVGGELIETVVAHDVIGRLMIQCALQPGLAQIWEDILGFENAEFYIKRWPQLDGVPFEDVLVSFPDAIPCGVKVAADGGKIIINPDDRYVLKEGDEVLVIAEDDDTYAPGPLPEVNKGLFPRIADPPKYPERILFCGWRRDIDDMIMVLEALLAPGSELWMLNEVAEKDRERKLTDGGLDISGLENIKLVHHVGNAVIRRHLEGLPLETFDSILILADESVEDSIVHSDSRSLATLLLIRDIQSKRLPNKDSRSIPLRHSVFSQSSWIREMQQASDRSIIISEILDSRTRNLVSVSRISDYVLSNELVSMALAMVAEDKQINRVLEELFAEEGNELCIKPAEFYLYDQEELCFTDIMRRGRQRQEIVIGYRLAAAERAVINPAGKSEQRKWSLDDVFVVISSGK